Proteins from a single region of Candidatus Puniceispirillum marinum IMCC1322:
- a CDS encoding glutathione binding-like protein, with protein MIDLYFWPTPNGQKISIALEELGLAYNVHMININENEQFAPDFLAIAPNNRIPAIVDHDGTDGPVSLFESGAILHYLAAKTGALMPEDAHGQKTVMEWLMWQMGGFGPMLGQAHHFNFYAKEKLPYAIKRYSAEANRLYGVLDNQLAGKDFVAGDELSIADIAIFPWTRTHARQNVEIENYPNVAAWRIRMIERPAVLRGMKTGAGWRAEIKEMDDPEWRAAFGVQA; from the coding sequence ATGATTGATCTATATTTTTGGCCAACCCCTAATGGGCAGAAAATTTCCATAGCCCTTGAAGAACTTGGGCTGGCGTATAATGTCCATATGATTAATATCAACGAAAATGAGCAATTTGCCCCTGATTTTCTGGCGATTGCTCCCAATAACCGGATACCGGCCATTGTCGATCATGATGGTACGGATGGTCCTGTTAGCCTGTTTGAGTCAGGCGCGATACTTCATTATCTTGCAGCCAAGACCGGTGCTTTGATGCCTGAGGACGCGCATGGCCAGAAAACGGTTATGGAATGGCTTATGTGGCAGATGGGCGGCTTTGGCCCCATGCTTGGACAAGCGCATCATTTTAATTTTTATGCCAAGGAAAAGCTGCCTTATGCCATTAAACGCTATAGCGCCGAGGCGAACCGTCTTTATGGGGTGCTAGATAACCAGCTGGCAGGTAAAGATTTTGTAGCAGGTGATGAATTGTCGATTGCTGATATCGCCATTTTTCCATGGACGCGGACACATGCGCGTCAAAATGTTGAGATAGAAAACTATCCCAATGTAGCGGCATGGCGCATCCGCATGATTGAACGCCCCGCTGTTTTACGAGGTATGAAGACGGGTGCTGGATGGCGCGCTGAAATCAAGGAAATGGATGATCCTGAATGGCGCGCTGCTTTTGGTGTTCAGGCATAG
- a CDS encoding YfbR-like 5'-deoxynucleotidase — translation MPKIKPIISTTLEPRAWQRMLSGRHLDILNPSPMDIEIEDIAHGLARVSRWNGQTKGTHLFSVAQHSVLVERLLRHNAPKLEQKWQLAALLHDAPEYVIGDMITPFKYALGGIYRDIEDRLEKAVHIRFGLPPVLPEYVERSIKRADRMAAWLEATQLAGFSAQDAAKILVKPRGIIDVKLRAQSATDASAAFLHRFSMLGGQTKPRQDS, via the coding sequence ATGCCCAAAATAAAACCAATTATATCCACCACTCTAGAACCTCGTGCATGGCAACGTATGCTAAGTGGGCGACATCTTGATATTTTGAATCCATCGCCAATGGATATCGAGATCGAAGATATAGCCCATGGATTGGCGCGTGTTAGCCGCTGGAACGGCCAAACCAAAGGCACACATCTGTTCTCGGTTGCCCAGCATTCGGTGCTTGTGGAACGCCTGTTACGTCACAACGCGCCAAAACTTGAACAAAAATGGCAACTCGCCGCCTTGCTACATGATGCACCTGAATATGTGATTGGTGATATGATTACGCCCTTCAAATATGCCTTGGGGGGCATTTACCGCGATATTGAAGATCGTCTTGAAAAGGCAGTACATATCCGCTTTGGATTACCGCCTGTATTACCCGAATATGTCGAGCGCTCAATCAAACGTGCCGACCGCATGGCGGCATGGCTTGAAGCTACACAATTAGCAGGTTTTAGCGCGCAGGATGCTGCAAAAATCCTAGTCAAACCCCGTGGTATTATTGATGTGAAACTGCGCGCTCAATCCGCCACCGATGCCAGTGCCGCTTTTCTGCATCGCTTTTCGATGCTGGGTGGGCAAACAAAACCAAGACAAGATTCCTGA
- a CDS encoding cysteine-rich CWC family protein: MDKLKCDECGTSFNCGAPPGKDHCWCMELPNLRQSFDLAGKCVCPDCMTLGQAKDMTKARKARKSQRDNSAVKVARR, from the coding sequence ATGGACAAGCTTAAATGTGACGAATGTGGCACAAGCTTTAATTGTGGTGCACCCCCCGGCAAGGATCATTGCTGGTGCATGGAACTGCCGAATTTGCGGCAGAGTTTTGACCTAGCGGGCAAATGCGTCTGTCCGGATTGCATGACGCTTGGCCAAGCCAAAGATATGACCAAAGCGCGTAAGGCCAGAAAAAGCCAACGCGACAATTCGGCAGTCAAAGTGGCACGCCGCTAG
- the purC gene encoding phosphoribosylaminoimidazolesuccinocarboxamide synthase: protein MTDATSNTRTMLYEGKAKVIFEGPDDGTLIQYFKDDATAFNAQKKDVIKGKGVLNNYISEHIMQAVGAMGIPTHFLARINDREQLIRQLEIVPIEVIVRNVAAGSICSRLGLEEGEELPQTLIEFCLKDDALGDPVIAPEHIFTFGWASPEELETICEDTLRINDFLTGLFHAIGVRLIDFKLEFGRIEIDGDIEIILADEISPDNCRLWDIHTNEKMDKDRFRRDLGGLIEAYQEIASRLNIRIPDISKIEP from the coding sequence ATGACAGACGCCACATCAAATACACGCACAATGCTTTATGAAGGCAAAGCAAAGGTAATCTTTGAAGGGCCTGATGACGGCACCTTGATTCAATATTTCAAGGATGATGCCACCGCTTTTAACGCTCAGAAAAAAGACGTTATCAAAGGCAAAGGTGTGCTGAACAACTATATCAGCGAACATATCATGCAGGCTGTTGGTGCAATGGGTATCCCAACGCATTTTCTGGCGCGCATCAATGATCGGGAACAGCTTATACGACAGCTGGAAATCGTACCCATCGAAGTGATTGTCCGAAACGTAGCGGCAGGATCAATTTGTAGCCGCCTTGGCTTGGAAGAAGGTGAAGAGCTGCCTCAAACGCTGATTGAATTCTGTTTAAAGGATGACGCGCTTGGCGATCCGGTTATTGCGCCTGAACATATTTTCACCTTTGGCTGGGCCAGCCCCGAAGAGCTGGAAACAATCTGTGAAGATACCCTGCGGATTAATGATTTCCTGACCGGTTTGTTTCACGCGATTGGTGTCAGGTTGATCGATTTCAAGCTGGAATTTGGCCGTATCGAAATTGACGGTGACATCGAGATCATCCTTGCTGATGAAATCAGCCCCGATAATTGCCGCTTGTGGGATATCCATACAAACGAGAAAATGGATAAAGATCGGTTCCGTCGTGATCTTGGCGGCTTAATCGAGGCTTATCAGGAAATAGCCAGCCGTCTTAATATCCGCATTCCCGATATCAGCAAAATTGAACCGTAA
- the radC gene encoding RadC family protein, with protein MGAKDTYKADTIKTRLQHDNDPDKAGHRKRMRARILDKGADSLTELELLEVLLYAGNARRDTKPLAKRLMVKFKSLSGVLRADQADLRAVDEMGDAYIAALKLVESVGMHLAHSRIKDQPILTNWVQVQEYCINRLAHQPIEHFLILCLDNQNRLIAEETLSKGTVDQTPVYVREVVNAALKHHAQSSILVHNHPSGEAEPSRADIEMTLAIQDALNIMSINLHDHLIVAGKQCVSLKTLGYL; from the coding sequence ATGGGCGCAAAAGACACATACAAAGCAGATACTATAAAAACCCGTCTGCAACATGATAACGATCCTGACAAGGCCGGTCATCGAAAGCGAATGCGCGCGCGCATTCTCGATAAGGGTGCCGACAGCCTGACTGAACTGGAATTGCTTGAAGTTCTGTTATACGCTGGCAATGCCCGTCGCGACACCAAACCACTGGCCAAACGGCTAATGGTTAAATTCAAATCATTATCAGGCGTGTTGCGCGCTGATCAAGCCGATTTACGCGCCGTTGATGAGATGGGGGACGCCTATATCGCGGCCCTAAAGCTAGTCGAATCAGTCGGCATGCATCTGGCGCATTCGCGTATTAAAGATCAACCTATTTTGACCAACTGGGTGCAGGTACAGGAATATTGCATCAACCGGCTCGCGCATCAGCCAATTGAACATTTCCTTATTCTGTGCCTTGATAATCAGAATCGGTTAATCGCCGAAGAAACCCTATCCAAAGGCACTGTTGATCAGACCCCGGTTTATGTACGCGAGGTGGTCAATGCCGCGTTAAAACATCATGCGCAATCATCAATATTGGTGCATAACCATCCAAGCGGCGAAGCCGAACCATCGCGTGCCGATATCGAAATGACGCTCGCCATTCAGGACGCTCTCAACATTATGTCTATCAATTTACACGATCACCTGATCGTCGCAGGCAAGCAGTGCGTTAGCCTGAAAACCCTAGGCTATCTGTAA
- a CDS encoding flavin reductase family protein: protein MFFKPGTHKDAGLHYNPLKAIVAPRPIGWIASRGNDKSLNLAPYSFFNAIAELPPMVMFSAGSNPDGSDKDSLRNVKETGEFTVNIVGAAQGDAMNITSGSYAYGSNEFELANLGMIDGETVNVPRVANVPAALECTHWQTIVLPADEGAHPCSMVIGRVTGIYIDDDVVVDGKIDNTLFQPLARLGYKDYAKVTELFEMSRPTTTA, encoded by the coding sequence ATGTTTTTTAAGCCCGGAACACATAAAGACGCTGGTCTGCATTATAACCCGTTAAAAGCCATTGTAGCACCTCGACCAATAGGGTGGATTGCCAGTCGCGGTAACGATAAAAGCCTTAATCTTGCACCCTATAGTTTTTTTAATGCTATCGCCGAATTGCCACCAATGGTGATGTTTTCAGCCGGGTCAAACCCTGATGGATCGGATAAGGACTCGTTGCGCAATGTCAAGGAGACGGGCGAGTTCACAGTTAATATCGTGGGGGCGGCACAAGGGGATGCGATGAACATCACCTCAGGAAGCTATGCCTATGGATCTAATGAGTTTGAACTGGCCAATCTGGGCATGATAGATGGTGAAACCGTCAATGTACCGCGTGTGGCAAATGTTCCGGCTGCGCTCGAATGCACACATTGGCAAACAATCGTCTTGCCAGCCGATGAAGGCGCGCATCCATGTTCGATGGTTATTGGTCGTGTGACCGGCATTTATATCGATGATGACGTCGTTGTTGATGGCAAAATAGACAATACATTGTTTCAGCCACTAGCGCGGCTTGGCTACAAGGATTATGCAAAAGTTACCGAACTATTTGAAATGTCCCGTCCAACAACAACGGCTTAG
- the purB gene encoding adenylosuccinate lyase → MIPRYSRPEMTSIWSEQSKFQIWFEIEAHACDAQAQLGVIPASAAAAVWERGSFDIDRINEIERETKHDVIAFLTNLAEYVGEEARFVHQGMTSSDVLDTTLAVQMARASDLMLSGIDRLLTALDKRAKEHKHTPTIGRSHGIHAEPTTFGLKLATFYAEFKRCRKRLQQAREEIATCAISGAVGTFAHIDPSVEQHVADKMGLQIEPVSTQVIPRDRHAMFFAVLGVIASSVERLATEIRHMQRTEVREAEEFFSAGQKGSSAMPHKRNPVLTENLTGIARIVRAAVTPALENVALWHERDISHSSVERVFGPDATIALDFALHRLSAVMENLLVYPENMQANLDQLGGLVHSQQVLLALTQKGASREDAYKMVQRNAMQIWSDGGSYLDKLKADSDVATFLSSDELEVLFDLDQHFQHVDTIFERVFT, encoded by the coding sequence ATGATTCCGCGGTATTCCCGACCGGAGATGACCTCCATATGGTCAGAGCAGAGCAAGTTCCAGATTTGGTTTGAAATTGAAGCGCACGCATGTGATGCCCAAGCGCAACTAGGTGTCATACCTGCTTCGGCAGCTGCCGCCGTGTGGGAGCGTGGTTCGTTTGACATTGACCGCATCAATGAAATTGAACGCGAAACCAAACATGATGTCATCGCGTTTCTAACAAACCTTGCCGAATATGTTGGTGAGGAAGCTCGTTTCGTGCATCAGGGCATGACCTCATCCGACGTGCTTGATACGACGCTGGCAGTCCAAATGGCGCGGGCTTCCGATTTGATGCTATCTGGCATTGACCGCCTGCTAACAGCGCTGGATAAACGTGCCAAGGAACATAAACACACCCCTACGATTGGACGAAGCCACGGTATTCATGCCGAACCAACAACCTTTGGTCTGAAGCTGGCAACATTTTACGCTGAGTTCAAACGATGCCGTAAACGGTTGCAACAGGCGCGTGAAGAAATTGCGACCTGCGCCATTTCGGGTGCTGTTGGCACCTTTGCGCATATTGATCCATCGGTTGAACAACATGTTGCTGATAAAATGGGGTTGCAAATTGAACCGGTGTCAACGCAGGTCATTCCCCGCGACCGGCACGCCATGTTCTTTGCTGTTCTTGGTGTTATTGCCAGCTCTGTCGAGCGCTTGGCGACCGAAATCCGGCACATGCAACGAACCGAAGTACGTGAAGCCGAGGAGTTTTTCTCGGCTGGCCAGAAGGGGTCATCGGCAATGCCGCACAAACGTAATCCGGTTCTCACAGAAAATCTGACTGGCATTGCCCGCATTGTTCGGGCGGCGGTAACGCCTGCGCTTGAGAATGTTGCGCTTTGGCATGAGCGCGATATTTCACATTCATCGGTTGAACGCGTGTTTGGCCCCGATGCTACCATAGCGCTGGATTTTGCCTTGCACCGCCTTTCAGCTGTTATGGAAAACCTTCTGGTCTATCCCGAGAACATGCAGGCCAACCTCGATCAGCTTGGTGGCCTTGTCCATTCACAACAGGTTCTGCTTGCCCTTACCCAGAAAGGCGCAAGCCGCGAAGATGCCTATAAGATGGTTCAACGCAATGCGATGCAAATCTGGTCTGATGGCGGTAGCTATCTGGACAAACTGAAAGCAGATAGCGATGTTGCAACATTCCTATCGTCGGATGAGCTCGAAGTTTTGTTCGATCTTGACCAGCATTTTCAGCATGTTGACACTATTTTCGAACGTGTGTTTACTTAG
- a CDS encoding rhomboid family intramembrane serine protease: MFFFPLFDNNPTGRRPFVSWAILALCILGFFWQLSLTGTAANYSLYQFGFVPALVLSDASLPADMVLVPAWMTIFTSMFLHGGWMHIGGNMLYLWIFGDNVEDAMGSLKFILFYALCGVAAAFSQGLIAPESTIPMIGASGGIAGILGAYIMLHPKASVRTLMVIFVFFRFINLPAWLVLGVWIAGQFVAVPQALSGNEGGVAYMAHIGGFLAGMALIPFFKHRDIALFDRDLPPQKWSGEPISFATIKSEAKLRYRRDPLGSRILNPASSVPKKSGSVPSFKRRSDKKSPWG; encoded by the coding sequence ATGTTCTTTTTCCCTTTATTTGACAACAATCCGACTGGCCGTCGTCCGTTTGTGTCGTGGGCGATACTGGCATTATGTATTTTGGGTTTTTTCTGGCAACTCTCATTAACAGGGACTGCCGCAAACTACAGCCTTTATCAGTTTGGATTTGTGCCCGCCCTCGTGTTAAGCGATGCGTCACTTCCGGCTGACATGGTACTGGTACCCGCATGGATGACCATTTTTACATCGATGTTTCTGCATGGGGGTTGGATGCATATTGGCGGCAATATGCTATATCTCTGGATATTTGGCGATAATGTCGAAGATGCAATGGGGTCGCTAAAATTCATCCTCTTTTATGCCCTTTGCGGTGTTGCAGCTGCATTTTCTCAAGGATTGATAGCACCTGAATCGACAATTCCGATGATTGGTGCATCTGGGGGTATAGCTGGCATTCTTGGTGCATATATCATGTTGCATCCAAAGGCTTCGGTGCGAACCTTAATGGTGATATTTGTATTTTTCCGCTTCATCAATTTGCCAGCCTGGCTGGTTCTTGGCGTTTGGATTGCTGGACAGTTTGTTGCTGTACCGCAAGCTCTGTCAGGTAATGAAGGTGGTGTAGCCTATATGGCTCACATTGGCGGGTTTCTGGCAGGTATGGCGCTCATTCCCTTTTTCAAGCATCGTGATATCGCCTTGTTTGATCGCGACTTGCCCCCGCAAAAATGGAGTGGGGAACCCATTTCATTCGCCACAATTAAAAGCGAGGCAAAGCTGCGTTACCGGCGTGACCCCCTTGGATCACGTATTCTTAACCCAGCATCTTCAGTGCCAAAAAAATCTGGCTCGGTGCCTAGCTTCAAGCGACGCTCTGATAAAAAATCACCGTGGGGTTGA
- a CDS encoding competence/damage-inducible protein A, which yields MSNPTAAIIVIGDEILSGRTKDKNIGWLAEQLFSQGIDLCEARVIPDIRATIINTVRHMSSEYDLVFTSGGIGPTHDDITTEAIAAAFDKPVIRHPDAEAVLLKHYANTDLEFNAARQKMADIPMDADLIDNPLSAAPGFILHNVHVLPGVPSILQAMFEGLRVRLPGGVMMTRITVQCGSGEGNIATIMERIQNQYDGISVGSYPWFKPGNFGTAVVVSGLDALITGQAAEDIAGAVLALGVTAHIVMPGDTA from the coding sequence ATGTCAAATCCAACCGCCGCCATCATTGTTATTGGTGATGAAATTCTTTCCGGCCGAACCAAGGATAAAAATATTGGATGGCTTGCTGAGCAGTTGTTCTCGCAAGGCATTGATTTATGTGAAGCCCGTGTTATTCCCGATATTCGCGCAACAATAATCAATACGGTGCGGCATATGTCTTCAGAGTATGATCTGGTTTTTACCAGTGGCGGAATTGGCCCAACGCATGACGATATCACCACCGAAGCGATTGCGGCAGCCTTTGATAAGCCTGTGATTCGGCATCCAGATGCAGAAGCGGTGTTACTCAAGCATTATGCCAATACCGATCTGGAATTTAACGCGGCGCGTCAGAAGATGGCTGATATTCCGATGGATGCGGATCTTATCGATAACCCTTTGAGCGCCGCCCCCGGGTTCATTCTGCATAATGTTCATGTGCTTCCCGGTGTGCCTTCAATTTTACAAGCCATGTTCGAAGGGTTGCGGGTAAGGTTGCCTGGCGGCGTGATGATGACTCGCATAACGGTGCAATGTGGCTCAGGCGAGGGTAATATAGCGACCATCATGGAGCGCATACAAAACCAATATGATGGCATTAGTGTTGGTAGCTATCCGTGGTTCAAGCCAGGTAACTTTGGCACAGCCGTTGTGGTTAGCGGGCTTGATGCACTGATTACCGGCCAAGCAGCAGAGGATATTGCTGGTGCGGTTCTAGCCCTAGGTGTTACGGCGCATATTGTCATGCCTGGTGATACGGCCTGA
- a CDS encoding SAM-dependent methyltransferase: MLNWIALSVFKQFVNVGKITVKIADKKPITCYGRHDGPSVMVTLRSNRVFREIVMRPDLAIGEAYMNGDLIIENDDLDSLMLFLMSNHRHWLTHWAGRTSLAISNRLAFLRHHNLVRASKRNVAHHYDLKDTLFDSFLDPRRQYSCAYSDDSTTTIEQAQINKLARIAAKLNIQPHDTILDIGCGWGGLAHALIDCVPETHVTGITLSERQLDFATQQRDQSGRQQQLDFHLRDYRHQTGKFDRIVSVGMLEHVGPGNYDTYFKTIKKLLKPKGVALIHSIGVYAHPHPCNRWLAKYIFPGGYLPSLEQMVKSVSKQGLKIIDVEIMRDHYAETLRHWRLRFRNNIDTIRSEYDDRFIRMWEFYLVGCEYFFRVQEGMVFQFQLAHDHTAVPLARNYITHQQKIYRDLLCKTPPFGNRNS, translated from the coding sequence AGGCATGATGGCCCCTCTGTCATGGTCACATTGCGCTCTAATCGTGTTTTTCGTGAAATCGTTATGCGCCCTGATCTGGCTATTGGCGAGGCTTATATGAATGGTGACCTTATCATCGAAAATGATGATCTGGATTCATTGATGCTATTCTTGATGTCAAATCATAGACATTGGTTGACGCATTGGGCAGGACGCACAAGCCTTGCCATTAGTAATCGGCTGGCTTTCCTGCGGCACCATAATCTAGTGCGTGCCTCAAAACGCAACGTCGCCCATCATTATGATCTGAAAGATACGCTATTTGACAGTTTTCTTGATCCTAGACGGCAATATTCATGCGCCTATTCTGACGACAGCACGACAACAATCGAGCAAGCGCAAATCAATAAATTGGCACGAATTGCTGCTAAACTAAACATACAGCCCCATGATACTATTCTGGATATTGGATGCGGTTGGGGTGGATTGGCACATGCGTTGATCGATTGTGTACCTGAAACGCATGTAACAGGCATCACCCTATCCGAACGCCAGCTTGATTTTGCCACTCAACAGCGTGATCAGAGTGGCAGACAGCAACAGCTTGACTTTCATTTACGTGACTATCGCCATCAAACGGGCAAATTCGACCGCATTGTATCAGTTGGTATGCTTGAGCATGTAGGTCCTGGGAACTATGATACCTATTTCAAGACAATCAAAAAGCTTCTTAAACCCAAAGGTGTCGCCTTGATCCATTCGATTGGCGTTTATGCGCATCCCCATCCTTGTAACCGCTGGCTAGCAAAATATATTTTTCCTGGTGGTTATCTGCCCTCGCTTGAACAAATGGTGAAAAGCGTTTCAAAACAAGGTTTGAAGATTATTGATGTCGAAATCATGCGTGACCATTACGCGGAAACGTTGCGCCATTGGCGCCTCCGATTCCGCAATAACATTGATACGATCCGCAGCGAATATGATGACCGATTCATTCGCATGTGGGAGTTTTATCTTGTCGGTTGTGAATATTTTTTTCGTGTGCAAGAAGGTATGGTGTTTCAATTTCAGCTTGCGCACGATCATACAGCCGTACCGCTGGCGCGAAACTACATCACGCATCAACAGAAAATATACCGAGACCTATTGTGCAAGACGCCTCCTTTTGGAAACAGAAACAGCTAA
- the map gene encoding type I methionyl aminopeptidase — MRTETVIQHGDDGFAKMRDAGRLAASVLDMITPHVSAGITTGELDKICHEFIVANNAIPAPLNYKGFPKATCISLNHVVCHGIPGDKKLIEGDILNIDITVILDGWYGDTSRMFYVGTPSIKAKRLTEVTYECLMRGIEVARAGNTLGDIGHAIQSYAEGLRFSVVRDFTGHGLGQVFHTSPTVLHYGEPKTGMTLMPGMIFTIEPMINAGKHDTKILNDGWTAVTRDKSLSAQFEHSIGITEDAAEIFTLSPAGFSLPPYHS; from the coding sequence ATGCGCACTGAAACGGTTATTCAACATGGCGACGATGGTTTTGCCAAAATGCGTGACGCTGGCCGTCTGGCCGCAAGTGTGCTTGATATGATTACCCCGCATGTCTCTGCTGGTATCACCACGGGCGAACTCGATAAAATCTGCCATGAATTTATTGTGGCGAATAACGCTATTCCCGCGCCACTCAATTATAAGGGCTTCCCAAAAGCCACTTGTATTTCTTTGAACCATGTCGTTTGTCATGGCATCCCCGGCGACAAGAAATTGATTGAGGGCGATATTCTCAATATTGATATCACTGTTATTCTTGATGGGTGGTATGGCGATACGTCCCGTATGTTTTATGTTGGCACACCGTCAATCAAAGCCAAGCGGCTGACGGAAGTCACCTATGAATGCCTGATGCGCGGAATTGAAGTGGCGCGGGCAGGTAATACGCTAGGTGATATTGGTCATGCTATCCAGTCATATGCCGAGGGGTTACGCTTCTCAGTTGTCCGAGATTTCACCGGTCACGGGCTTGGTCAGGTCTTTCACACATCACCAACTGTTTTGCATTACGGTGAGCCAAAGACTGGCATGACGCTTATGCCCGGCATGATCTTTACGATCGAGCCAATGATTAATGCTGGCAAGCATGACACAAAGATCCTGAATGACGGATGGACGGCTGTGACGCGTGACAAAAGCCTCTCGGCACAATTCGAACATTCGATCGGCATTACCGAAGATGCAGCAGAAATATTCACACTGTCACCGGCAGGTTTCTCATTGCCACCTTATCACAGCTAG
- a CDS encoding YcgN family cysteine cluster protein → MSTQEWESLCDGCGKCCVLKLEDIDTGDVYYTDVGCKLLNCETCACKDYGNRKQIVPDCVILTPDNLADLKWMPKTCAYRLVHEHQDLPAWHPLVSGDKNSTRTSGNAVAGRIFTEKDVPESELPNHITEW, encoded by the coding sequence ATGTCCACCCAAGAGTGGGAATCACTGTGTGATGGATGCGGAAAATGTTGCGTGTTAAAGCTAGAAGATATTGATACTGGCGACGTTTATTATACTGATGTGGGTTGCAAATTGTTAAATTGCGAAACCTGTGCATGTAAAGATTATGGCAACCGAAAACAGATTGTTCCTGATTGTGTTATTTTGACACCGGACAATCTGGCTGATCTGAAATGGATGCCAAAAACATGCGCCTACAGGCTTGTCCATGAACATCAAGATTTGCCTGCGTGGCATCCTTTGGTAAGTGGTGATAAAAACAGCACTCGCACATCGGGCAATGCGGTTGCCGGACGCATCTTCACCGAAAAGGATGTGCCCGAAAGTGAATTGCCTAATCATATAACCGAATGGTAG